The following proteins are encoded in a genomic region of Gloeomargarita sp. SKYB120:
- a CDS encoding NifU family protein → METLPLTVENVEKVLDEMRPYLMADGGNVELVEIDGPIVRLRLQGACGACPSSTMTLRMGIERRLKEFIPEIAEVEQVF, encoded by the coding sequence ATGGAGACGTTGCCGTTGACTGTGGAAAATGTGGAAAAAGTGCTAGACGAGATGCGCCCTTACTTGATGGCTGATGGGGGAAATGTTGAACTCGTGGAAATTGACGGCCCCATCGTGCGGTTGCGGTTACAGGGCGCGTGCGGCGCTTGTCCCAGTTCCACCATGACGTTGCGCATGGGCATCGAGCGGCGGCTCAAGGAATTCATTCCCGAAATCGCCGAAGTCGAACAAGTGTTTTAG
- a CDS encoding serine hydroxymethyltransferase, whose amino-acid sequence MALAPLAATDPVVADLIAQELQRQRDHLELIASENFASPAVMAAQGSVLTNKYAEGLPGKRYYGGCEVIDAIEQLAIDRAKELFGAAHANVQPHSGAQANQAVFLALLQPGDTILSMDLSHGGHLTHGSPVNLSGMWFRAVHYGVHPETHRLDYDQIRDLARQHRPKLIICGYSAYPRQIDFAAFRAIADEVGAYLLADMAHIAGLVAAGVHPSPLPHCHVVTTTTHKTLRGPRGGLILTNDPELGKKLDKAVFPGIQGGPLEHVIAAKAVAFGEALRPDFRAYIQQVVRNAQALARGLQERGLTVISGGTDNHLVLVDVRPTGLTGKAADALLGAINVTVNKNTIPFDPQSPFVTSGIRLGTPAMTTRGFGESEFEEVADIIAHRLYHPEDLSGRERVAALCRRFPLYSHLPQREPVPV is encoded by the coding sequence ATGGCCCTAGCGCCGTTGGCGGCAACCGACCCGGTGGTGGCTGACTTGATTGCCCAGGAGTTGCAGCGGCAACGGGATCATTTGGAGTTAATTGCCAGTGAAAATTTTGCGTCGCCGGCGGTGATGGCGGCCCAAGGGTCGGTGCTGACGAATAAATATGCCGAGGGTCTGCCGGGGAAACGTTATTACGGCGGGTGTGAGGTGATTGACGCAATTGAGCAACTGGCGATTGACCGGGCCAAGGAATTGTTCGGCGCGGCCCATGCCAACGTGCAACCCCACTCCGGCGCCCAGGCAAACCAGGCGGTGTTTCTGGCGCTACTGCAACCGGGGGATACGATTCTCAGCATGGATTTGAGCCATGGCGGGCATTTAACCCACGGCTCGCCGGTGAATCTATCAGGGATGTGGTTCCGGGCGGTGCATTACGGGGTGCATCCGGAGACCCACCGGTTGGATTACGACCAGATTCGGGATTTGGCGCGGCAACACCGGCCCAAGCTGATCATCTGCGGGTATTCCGCCTACCCTCGGCAAATTGATTTCGCGGCGTTCCGGGCGATTGCCGATGAGGTGGGGGCGTACCTACTGGCGGACATGGCCCATATTGCGGGGTTGGTCGCTGCCGGGGTGCATCCCAGTCCGTTGCCCCATTGCCATGTGGTGACCACGACCACCCACAAAACCTTGCGCGGGCCGCGTGGTGGGTTGATTCTCACCAATGACCCGGAGCTAGGCAAGAAGCTGGATAAAGCGGTGTTTCCGGGAATTCAAGGCGGGCCACTGGAGCATGTGATTGCCGCCAAGGCGGTGGCGTTCGGGGAAGCTTTGCGCCCGGACTTCCGTGCGTACATCCAGCAGGTGGTGCGCAATGCCCAGGCGTTGGCCCGAGGATTGCAGGAACGGGGATTGACGGTCATCAGCGGCGGCACGGATAACCATCTGGTGCTGGTGGATGTGCGACCCACGGGATTGACGGGGAAAGCGGCGGATGCCCTGCTGGGGGCGATTAACGTGACGGTGAATAAAAACACGATTCCCTTCGACCCGCAGTCGCCGTTTGTAACCAGCGGGATTCGCTTGGGGACGCCGGCCATGACCACCCGCGGGTTTGGCGAGTCGGAATTTGAGGAAGTGGCTGACATCATTGCCCACCGGTTGTACCATCCGGAGGACCTCTCGGGCCGAGAACGGGTAGCGGCCTTGTGTCGGCGTTTTCCCCTGTACAGCCATTTACCCCAGCGAGAGCCGGTGCCGGTGTAG
- a CDS encoding undecaprenyl/decaprenyl-phosphate alpha-N-acetylglucosaminyl 1-phosphate transferase, giving the protein MPFHLLAFLLAAGVVLWVTPWVKQWGLQVGSVDVPNDRKIHRQPMVRIGGVAIFAGYLVALLVVWWAGGFVDAQGQPLRAQADAQMWATTVGGLCFFLIGLADDLFSLSPGSRLVMQMAVAGGVWAWGVRIDSLTLPGLGLVSLGPLSLPLTLLWLVGMANAINMVDGVDGLAAGVSGIAAAVLLVVTQFMGQPAAALLAAALAGACLGFLRYNFNPAQIFMGDGGAYFMGFTLAAIGTIGMVKRVTTAAVVLPYIILAVPLLDMTWVVIDRLRRGKSPFFPDQRHLHHRLLRAGLSQRETVTVIYSLTLWAGSVALALADFPGSPVYVAIATLLLGFIAWSVWQRRKP; this is encoded by the coding sequence ATGCCCTTCCATCTGCTGGCGTTTTTGTTGGCGGCGGGCGTGGTGCTGTGGGTGACCCCCTGGGTCAAGCAGTGGGGACTGCAGGTGGGTTCAGTGGATGTCCCCAATGACCGGAAAATTCACCGGCAACCAATGGTGCGCATTGGCGGTGTGGCCATTTTTGCGGGTTACCTGGTGGCGCTGCTGGTGGTCTGGTGGGCGGGGGGATTTGTAGATGCCCAGGGCCAACCCTTGCGGGCGCAGGCGGATGCCCAGATGTGGGCGACGACGGTCGGGGGCTTGTGTTTTTTTCTGATTGGGCTGGCGGACGATTTGTTTTCCCTGTCGCCGGGGTCGCGGTTGGTGATGCAGATGGCGGTGGCGGGAGGCGTGTGGGCTTGGGGTGTGCGCATTGATTCTTTGACCTTGCCGGGGCTGGGGTTGGTGTCGCTGGGGCCATTGAGTTTGCCCTTGACGCTGCTGTGGCTGGTGGGAATGGCCAATGCCATCAATATGGTGGACGGGGTGGATGGCCTGGCGGCGGGTGTTTCTGGGATTGCGGCGGCGGTGCTTTTGGTCGTGACCCAGTTTATGGGCCAACCGGCGGCGGCATTGTTGGCGGCGGCGCTGGCGGGAGCATGCTTGGGCTTTTTGCGCTACAACTTTAACCCGGCGCAGATTTTTATGGGCGATGGCGGCGCTTATTTCATGGGATTTACCCTGGCGGCCATCGGCACGATTGGCATGGTGAAGCGGGTGACGACTGCAGCGGTGGTGTTGCCCTACATCATCCTGGCGGTGCCGTTGCTAGATATGACCTGGGTGGTGATCGACCGGTTGCGGCGCGGCAAGTCTCCTTTTTTTCCAGATCAACGGCATTTGCACCACCGGTTGTTGCGGGCGGGTCTGTCTCAACGGGAAACGGTAACGGTGATCTATAGCTTGACCCTGTGGGCGGGGAGTGTGGCGCTGGCGCTGGCAGATTTCCCGGGGTCGCCGGTCTATGTGGCGATTGCCACCCTGTTGCTGGGGTTTATAGCGTGGAGCGTGTGGCAACGGCGAAAACCATGA
- a CDS encoding Gfo/Idh/MocA family oxidoreductase: protein MTTIGFGLIGTGYAASRRAECLAQDPRGRLVAVAGHTWDKVQQFVGQYPAEACTDWREVIHHPDVDIVIVATVNALHGEIAAQALAAGKGVLVEYPLALDYTQAAQVVQQARARGLFLHVEHIELLSPIHQALREVLPKLGRVTYGRSVNLVAQYPAPRKWTYHRELFGFPFTAGLARLNRLLDLLGPVAWVFCDEAFEDAGDGYYRSCRCNAQLGFAGGAFVELTYGKGECIWEDRRHFSLHGDQGGVIFEGDQGEWITPTQQQPIPLSGRQGLFHKDMTCVLDHLTQGAPLYTTPEKSLAALRVATALQASAQAHQRVVLAEWELPGAATSLQRA from the coding sequence ATGACCACCATTGGCTTTGGGTTGATTGGCACAGGGTATGCGGCCAGCCGGCGGGCGGAATGTCTGGCGCAGGACCCACGCGGGCGCTTGGTGGCGGTGGCGGGGCACACCTGGGACAAGGTGCAACAGTTTGTCGGTCAATATCCAGCCGAGGCCTGCACCGACTGGCGTGAGGTCATTCATCACCCCGATGTGGACATTGTGATCGTGGCGACGGTGAATGCGCTACATGGGGAAATTGCCGCCCAAGCGCTGGCAGCCGGCAAAGGGGTGCTGGTGGAATATCCGTTGGCGTTGGATTACACCCAGGCGGCCCAGGTGGTGCAGCAGGCGCGGGCGCGGGGCTTGTTTCTCCACGTGGAGCACATTGAACTGCTGAGTCCGATTCATCAGGCGTTGCGGGAGGTCTTGCCGAAACTGGGTCGAGTGACCTACGGGCGGTCAGTGAACCTGGTGGCCCAGTACCCAGCTCCCCGCAAGTGGACCTACCACCGGGAATTATTTGGTTTCCCTTTCACCGCCGGGCTGGCGCGGCTCAACCGGCTCTTGGATTTGCTGGGGCCAGTGGCGTGGGTCTTTTGTGACGAAGCATTCGAGGACGCTGGCGATGGTTATTACCGCAGTTGCCGGTGCAACGCCCAATTGGGATTTGCGGGGGGCGCGTTTGTGGAATTGACCTACGGCAAAGGCGAATGCATTTGGGAAGACCGGCGGCATTTCAGCTTGCACGGCGACCAGGGCGGCGTCATTTTTGAAGGCGACCAAGGGGAATGGATCACCCCAACCCAACAGCAACCCATCCCGCTCAGCGGTCGCCAAGGATTATTTCACAAGGACATGACCTGCGTGCTTGACCATCTCACCCAAGGCGCGCCCCTGTACACCACACCGGAAAAAAGTCTCGCAGCGCTGCGGGTGGCTACGGCGTTACAGGCGTCGGCTCAGGCGCACCAGCGGGTAGTTCTGGCGGAATGGGAGTTACCTGGGGCGGCGACGTCGCTTCAGCGGGCTTAG
- the secG gene encoding preprotein translocase subunit SecG codes for MSIVTLVEAIWLFSAVALVILILLHSPKGEGIAAIGGQAQLFSSTRSAETTLNRVTWSLAVVFMGTTVILSAGWLPGSNINPPKPAEATSPPQVTPIPPELPAGAPEPTPVTP; via the coding sequence ATGAGCATTGTGACGCTGGTGGAAGCCATCTGGCTCTTTAGTGCGGTGGCGCTGGTGATATTGATCCTGTTGCACAGTCCTAAAGGTGAAGGGATTGCCGCGATTGGGGGTCAAGCGCAGTTATTCAGCAGCACCCGCAGCGCTGAAACGACGCTGAACCGTGTGACCTGGAGTTTGGCCGTGGTATTTATGGGTACGACGGTCATCTTGTCTGCAGGCTGGCTTCCCGGTAGTAACATCAATCCTCCTAAGCCCGCTGAAGCGACGTCGCCGCCCCAGGTAACTCCCATTCCGCCAGAACTACCCGCTGGTGCGCCTGAGCCGACGCCTGTAACGCCGTAG
- a CDS encoding FAD-dependent oxidoreductase, producing the protein MDVLVYGDEPAGVAAAIQAGRGLAGQGRVVLVRSQPEWAWVGGVWTRGGLAYLDRNQRRGHPPACPFYRELLETANVQRVAANASLMDWGMRQLLAAAGVQLVHQTRLQPKVQGSRIEWLAGGGQRWTAQVVIDATPEADVARAAGLAYEKGFAALGLPNDTLAVSPVFELAPLTLSQLAAIERRILTNPLLLEELRAKIVQDNRPEEAQLLLRNFHLPMRVQGDFADVYSSALGAAYHRSRGLPFRMGNRVFLDRGNVAAVAPDRLSFNGLLFQLSTREVERLVQQQRRLTPPMYRELQQFQAWLRRFPEAAQVQVFPPLEVYVRHLVTVTEVLDLMPVERILQGGVEPEKAIGTFRYAFDARGGIPGWSHRLPPTVTFRYGVGSSLTRLENFAVVGGNAGFPGLAATVGRIEERKVCTGAYLGQLAARAVLTQQPLVRQSPLPAPP; encoded by the coding sequence GTGGATGTTCTGGTGTATGGGGATGAACCGGCTGGGGTCGCCGCCGCCATTCAAGCTGGGCGAGGTTTGGCGGGACAGGGGCGGGTGGTTCTGGTGCGCTCGCAACCGGAATGGGCCTGGGTCGGAGGGGTCTGGACGCGCGGTGGATTGGCTTACCTGGACCGCAACCAACGGCGAGGTCATCCGCCTGCCTGCCCCTTCTACCGAGAGTTGCTGGAGACGGCAAACGTCCAACGGGTTGCGGCCAATGCCAGCCTGATGGACTGGGGAATGCGGCAGCTACTGGCAGCAGCGGGCGTCCAACTGGTGCATCAGACGCGCTTGCAACCCAAGGTGCAGGGCTCGCGCATCGAATGGCTGGCAGGTGGCGGACAACGCTGGACAGCGCAGGTGGTGATTGATGCCACACCCGAAGCCGATGTGGCACGAGCGGCGGGTTTGGCCTACGAGAAGGGATTTGCCGCGTTGGGACTCCCAAACGACACCCTGGCGGTGTCGCCTGTGTTTGAATTAGCCCCCTTGACGCTTTCCCAGTTGGCCGCCATTGAACGCCGTATTTTGACCAATCCCCTGCTGCTGGAAGAACTCCGGGCCAAGATTGTCCAGGACAACCGCCCCGAAGAGGCCCAACTCCTGCTGCGCAATTTTCATTTGCCAATGAGAGTGCAGGGGGACTTTGCCGATGTGTACAGTTCCGCCTTGGGCGCTGCCTATCACCGGTCTCGGGGCTTGCCGTTTCGGATGGGCAACCGGGTTTTTCTAGACCGAGGCAATGTAGCCGCTGTGGCGCCTGACCGTCTATCCTTCAACGGCTTGCTGTTTCAGCTCTCCACCCGCGAGGTGGAACGCCTGGTGCAGCAACAGCGCCGCCTCACGCCCCCGATGTACCGGGAACTCCAGCAGTTCCAAGCCTGGTTGCGCCGATTTCCCGAAGCAGCCCAGGTGCAGGTGTTTCCCCCGCTAGAAGTGTACGTGCGCCACCTGGTGACCGTCACCGAGGTGTTGGACCTAATGCCAGTTGAGCGCATTCTCCAAGGAGGCGTGGAACCAGAAAAGGCAATCGGCACGTTCCGCTACGCCTTTGACGCGCGGGGGGGCATCCCTGGGTGGTCCCACCGTCTCCCACCGACGGTCACATTTCGCTACGGCGTGGGCAGTTCCCTAACGCGCCTGGAGAATTTCGCCGTTGTGGGTGGGAACGCTGGTTTCCCTGGACTGGCGGCTACCGTCGGACGTATCGAGGAGCGCAAGGTTTGCACAGGTGCCTATCTCGGGCAATTAGCAGCGCGGGCAGTGCTTACGCAACAACCCCTGGTTAGGCAGAGCCCTTTGCCGGCACCACCCTGA
- the rplI gene encoding 50S ribosomal protein L9: MAKRVQVVLTTAIPKLGAAGDVVDVAPGYARNYLIPQGKAVAATPTVLRQIERRQALEQQRKLQEKEEALARKTALEVIGLLTLPMKAGEQGQLFGRVTEQDVAEMIQAGTGQVVDRRDITIPDIRKLGTYEAQVRLHPEVIATVRFRVVPAKGSA; this comes from the coding sequence ATGGCGAAGCGGGTACAGGTGGTGTTAACGACCGCGATTCCAAAACTAGGGGCGGCGGGCGACGTGGTGGATGTAGCTCCAGGCTATGCGCGCAATTATTTGATCCCCCAGGGCAAAGCGGTGGCGGCGACTCCCACCGTACTGCGGCAAATCGAGCGACGGCAAGCGTTGGAGCAGCAACGCAAGCTGCAGGAGAAGGAAGAAGCCCTGGCCCGCAAGACGGCCCTAGAGGTGATTGGTCTGTTGACCCTGCCAATGAAGGCGGGCGAACAGGGGCAGTTGTTTGGGCGCGTGACCGAGCAGGACGTGGCGGAGATGATCCAAGCTGGTACGGGCCAGGTGGTGGACCGCCGCGACATCACGATTCCGGACATCCGCAAATTGGGAACTTACGAGGCCCAGGTACGCCTTCACCCGGAAGTCATCGCGACCGTGCGGTTCAGGGTGGTGCCGGCAAAGGGCTCTGCCTAA
- a CDS encoding cytochrome c, whose product MVETVQSKSLTPTEKFRWSSVLLGLALILCLVLLSWGWSRVSTPDPYVQTVLSLVGDPVRGRDIFLQNCASCHGVQGAGHVGPSLQGVTKRRSAQQIIAQVTGGKTPPMPQFQPSPQAMADLLRYLEQLPAK is encoded by the coding sequence ATGGTGGAAACGGTGCAATCCAAGTCGCTGACCCCAACAGAAAAGTTCCGCTGGTCATCGGTTCTTCTAGGTCTGGCATTAATTTTGTGTCTGGTTTTGCTGAGCTGGGGATGGTCGCGAGTTTCGACGCCGGACCCCTATGTGCAGACGGTGCTTAGCTTGGTGGGAGACCCGGTGCGGGGCAGGGACATCTTTCTACAAAATTGCGCCAGTTGTCATGGGGTGCAGGGGGCGGGTCATGTCGGACCTTCGTTGCAAGGTGTGACCAAGCGGCGGTCAGCCCAGCAGATTATCGCTCAGGTGACGGGGGGTAAAACGCCGCCCATGCCCCAGTTTCAGCCCAGCCCCCAAGCGATGGCGGATTTGTTGCGCTATCTGGAGCAACTGCCTGCGAAGTAG
- a CDS encoding pyridoxamine 5'-phosphate oxidase family protein — protein sequence MGLAPWRVPLARALHRNRALVYSRYAQLATVDAQGRPHNRTLVFRGFCRDTDTLAFVTDRRSEKVQQIDHQPWGELCWYFPQTREQFRLAGVLELVDSHHRDPLAQAERRERWQTLSTASRQQFLWPHPGQPRTGDWRVEDAVPAEPPAHFCVLWLHPQQVDHLELRGQPQNRYRYWRTPSGEWAMVEVNP from the coding sequence ATGGGATTGGCTCCCTGGCGAGTGCCTTTGGCGCGGGCGTTGCACCGGAATCGGGCACTGGTCTATAGCCGTTATGCCCAACTGGCGACGGTGGATGCCCAGGGCCGGCCCCACAACCGTACGCTGGTGTTTCGGGGCTTTTGCCGGGATACGGACACCCTGGCCTTTGTCACAGACCGGCGCAGTGAGAAGGTCCAGCAGATTGACCACCAGCCCTGGGGCGAGTTGTGCTGGTATTTTCCCCAGACGCGGGAGCAGTTTCGGCTGGCGGGTGTGTTGGAGCTGGTGGATAGCCACCACCGGGACCCGCTGGCCCAGGCAGAACGCCGGGAACGCTGGCAAACCCTTTCAACCGCCAGCCGGCAACAGTTTCTCTGGCCCCACCCCGGTCAACCGCGCACCGGCGACTGGCGAGTGGAGGACGCGGTTCCGGCAGAGCCGCCCGCGCACTTTTGTGTCCTATGGCTGCATCCCCAGCAGGTGGACCACCTGGAATTGCGCGGCCAACCCCAAAACCGCTATCGCTACTGGCGCACGCCGTCGGGGGAATGGGCGATGGTGGAAGTGAATCCCTAA